A window from Plasmodium relictum strain SGS1 genome assembly, chromosome: 7 encodes these proteins:
- the ARP gene encoding apoptosis-related protein, putative, producing the protein MNIEKAEINSKLIELSKQNLEDKSKKELELKQKHEELLEQRRIILKSLLTPEAHARLSRIAIVKEEKARKIEDIIIRNSQMGLLYKKIDDDQLIKIIEQISEKIYKKEPIRRRKQFDDDDDFNEEDYI; encoded by the exons ATGAATATTGAAAAGGCTGAAATAAACTCCAAATTAATAGAGCTTTCTAAGCAAAATTTAGAAGat aaaagtaaaaaagaattagagCTCAAGCAAAAACATga gGAATTATTAGAACAAAGaagaattatattaaaatcgTTGTTAACTCCAGAAGCTCATGCAAGAT tGTCTAGGATTGCCATtgtaaaagaagaaaaagctagaaaaatagaagatataattataaga AATAGTCAAATGGgcttattatataaaaaaattgatgatgatcaattaattaaaattatagag caAATCAGTGAAAAAATCTATAAGAAAGAACCT attAGAAGAAGAAAACAATTTGATGATGACGATGATTTTAACGAAGAAGATTACATTTAA